The following DNA comes from Bacillota bacterium.
AGATAGTTTCAGTACTCTTATTTGATACATTTTATGGGTATGGTGCAGGCTATGCCCTAGAGGAGGTCGAGGCTTTGTTACTATTGACAGGACAGGGGCTTACTATAGATGATGTCATTAAAGTGGCTTGTGAAAGGGAAAAAGTGCAGATAAGCCCAGAGGCGCAAGCAACCCTGGAAGTCGGCCGGCAAATGGTA
Coding sequences within:
- a CDS encoding aromatic amino acid lyase encodes the protein MLLLTGQGLTIDDVIKVACEREKVQISPEAQATLEVGRQMVQRHLDSGKPAYGVSTGFGALCDTAISPDALHDLQQNL